GCAGGTTTAGGCTATACCTGCGTAAGATTAGAATAATGTTTTAAAACCATCAAAACTAAATCGGGTAAAAATACGCAGCTGTATTTCCTTTTTTTGTAAGTATTTTGCATAATATTTTAATTTAAAATTAAATACAGAAATGATCGGTTTTATACTTTCGATTTTAATTTTCCTTTTAGAACAGCTAACTTAATATAGCTGTTTAAATTCTTCTGTCAATACTGCTTTTTCATTACGAAAAGGTTTGTGCTTTTTTGCATATTATTTTTCTAATTTTGTGCCCATGAAAAAAGCATTCCAACTCTTCGATTTTAGCCAGAAAGTCAATTACAAAAACGAAATTTTAGCGGGTTTAACCGTGGCAATGACTATGATTCCAGAATCGTTGTCGTTTGCTATTTTAGCTGGATTTCCGCCATTAGTTGGGTTGTATGCTGCTTTTATTGCGGGATTGGTTACGGCTATTTTTGGAGGAAGACCCGGAATGATTTCAGGCGGTGCAGGGGCAACGGTAATTGTTTTGATTGCCTTAATGAAATCGCATGGAATAGAATATGTTTTTGGCGCAGTCGCATTGGGTGGCGTGGTTCAGATCTGTATCGGACTTTTTAAACTTGGAAAATTTATTCGACTAGTTCCGCAACCTGTTATGTTTGGTTTCGTAAACGGTTTGGCAGTTGTGATTTTTATGTCGCAGCTAGAACAGTTTAAAACCATGGTGAACGGCCAGGTTTGTTGGCTTCAAGGAACTCCGCTTTACATTATGTTAGGTTTGGTAGCTTTGACTATTGCGATTGTTTTGATTTTTCCGAGGATTACAAAAGCGGTTCCATCATCTTTAGTAGCCATTATGGTAGTTTTTGCTTTGGTCATTGTTTTTAACATCGAAACCAAAACAGTAGAAGATATTGCTTCAGTTCAAGGCGGATTTCCACCATTTCATATTCCAAATATTCCATTTTCTTTTGAGACTTTTAAAGTGATATTTCCGTATTCTGTAATTGTCGCCGCAGTTGGTTTAACAGAAGGTTTGCTTACGCTGAATTTAGTTGACGAAATTACAGGAACTAGAGGGAACAGCAATAGAGAATGTATTGCGCAAGGAAGTTCAAACATCTTAAACGGCTTTTTCTACGGAATGGGTGGCTGCCCAATGATTGCACAAACATTAGTAAATCTTGGAGCTGGTTCTAGAGCTAGGCTTTCGGGGATTATTGCAGCCTTAACGATTTTAATTATCATACTTTTTGGAGCGCCCGTAATTGGAAAACTACCCATGGCGGCCTTAGTCGGCGTTATGATGATGGTTGCCATAACAACTTTTGAATGGGCAAGTTTTAAGATTATCAATAAAATGCCAAAACATGATATTTTTGTTGGAATTCTAGTCGCTCTTATTACAATTGTACTGCACAATCTGGCTTTGGCGGTTTTAATTGGCGTAATTATCTCAGCTTTGGTTTTTGCATGGGAAAGTGCAAAGAGAATCCGTGCAAGACATTTTATTGACGAAAACGGAGTAAAACATTACGAAATTTACGGCCCATTATTCTTTGGCTCAACTGCTGCTTTTTTGGAAAAATTTGATATCCAGAACGATCCTGATCATATTATAATTGATTTTAAAGAAAGCCGTGTTTCTGATATGTCGGCAATAGAAGCTTTAAATAATCTGACTAAAAAATACAATCAGTTAAATAAAACAGTAGAGTTGCAGCATTTAAGCCCAGACTGCAGGCAATTACTCAAAAATGCCGATGCGGTTATTAATGTCAATGTTATTGAAGATCCTACGTATAAAGTGGTTAGTTAATTAGATAATGTGTCAATTTGATAATTAGATAATGATATGTTGGAAACGCGCATCTACACAATGTAAATAAACGACAAATCCGATAGGTTTTAGAACTTGTCGGGTTTTTTTTGTATGTTTTGCTCAGGGTAACAATCAGTTCATCATCAAATTTTCTAATCAACACATTCTCAAAATATCTAATTGGAATAATTTGATTTTCGTAACTTTGCCAAATGAAACTGACAGAAACTTTAGAAGACTTTTATACAGTAAAAATAAAAGGAATGCCCGAGAATCTTAAAAAAGAAATCGGACATTTTAATGTTTTTAAGCTAGACGAATATGTTGGAAGTACTTGTAATCCATTGCCTTATACTAGGAAAGACTTTTATAAGATAAGTCTAATCATTGGTAAGAACAAAGTGCATTATGCAGATAAAATTGTAACAATTGAAGATCAGGCATTATTCTTTGCAAATCCACAAATTCCATATAGTTGGGAGCATATTGATGAAAATCAAACTGGCTTTTTCTGTATTTTTACAGATGCATTTTTTAGTCAGTTTGGAAATTTAAAAGAATATCCATTATTTCAGCCAGGCGGGAATCCCGTTGTTCCTGTTTCTGCAGCATTAGCAAAATCTCTAAAAACTGTTTATTTAAAAATGTTCGAAGAAATCAATTCTGATTATGCTTTTAAATATGACGTGCTTCGAAATCTGGTTTTTGAAATTATTCATTTAGCATTAAAAACACAAACCATAACTGCTTCATTATATAGTAAATCGAATGCTACAATTCGAGTTTCTTCTTTGTTTTTAGAATTATTAGAAAGACAATTTCCTGTCGAATCCATTTCACAGCAGATTAATTTTCGTTCGCCGTCAGAATATGCCAATCAGCTAAATGTACATGTGAATCATTTAAATAAAGCGTTAAAAGAAACAACAGGAAAAACTACTTCTCAGATCATTTCGGAAAGAATTGTTCAGGAAGCCATGATTCTTTTAAAACAAACCAATTGGAATATTAATGAAATTGCTTGGTGTTTAGGTTTTGAAGAGTTGTCCCACTTTATCAATTTCTTCAAGAAAAACGTCCAGGTTTCTCCTAAAAACTATCGATTAGCAGAAATTGATTGATTTTTGTAACTTCTTACTTGATTGCTTTAATTTTTAAGAAGCACTTTGCCAATACCTTTGCCCTGTAATTATAGACGTAAAAATTTAAAGTCATGGGAAATAACAAAGTTTGGTTTATCACAGGTGCTTCAAAAGGACTTGGATTAGAGTTAGCTAAAAAATTATTAGCAGAGGGGTTTAAAGTGGCTGCAACGTCAAGAAATGAAGCTTCTTTAATTGCTGCATTAGGAAAAACATCAGAGAATTTTCTTCCTCTTGAAATGGATTTAGTAGATGAAAAAAGCGTTAAAGATGCTATTGAAAAAACTGTAAATCATTTTAAAACAATCGATGTTTTAGTCAACAATGCTGGTTACGGATTGTTAGGAGCTTTAGAAGAATTAACAGATGCAGAAGCTAGAAAAAACTACGAAGTAAATGTTTTCGGATTATTAAATGTAATTAGAAATGCAATGCCTATTCTTCGTGTCAATCAATCGGGTTATATTTTTAATATTTCTTCTGTTGGAGGATATTATGGAGAATTTCCAGGATGGGGAATTTACTGCTCAACTAAGTTTGCGGTTGCTGGTCTAACCGAATCTTTAGCGGCAGAAATTAAGCCTTTTGGGGTTCACGCTACAATTGTCTATCCAGGTTATTTTAGAACCGATTTCTTAAAAGACAGCTCGCTTTTAGTGCCAGAAAATCCAATTGCGGAGTATAAAGAAGTGAGACAATCTGAAAGTGCTCATAAAGAGGATATCAATGAAAATCAGCCAGGAGATCCAGTTAAATTAGCTGAAGCTTTAATTAAAGTAAGTCAGGACCAAAACCCGCCTTTGCATTTATTTTTAGGTGAAGATGCTTTTAATATGGCAAATTTAAAAATAGCAAGTGTTCAGAAAGAATTAGAAGGATGGAAATCGGTTTCGGTTTCGACTGGTTTTTAATGTGTTAATTTGATAATTTGTCAATTAGGAAATAATTTGACATCCTAAGTCAATATATTTTGTGAATTGCCTTCAGCTTTAGTTGGAGGGAAGTATTGAGAATAGAAAAAAGGCTTTAGCCAAATGATAAAGTTTGACTAAAGCCTTTTTCTTATGAAGTTTAATTATTTTTTTTTCGGCTTTAGCTGGAGAAAAAAATATTTAATTCAAGAATTTTCTAATTATCAAATTGCCCATTCTCTCATTAGCGAAGCATCGATTTTACATCGCTTAATTTCCCATCAATTTCGCCAATTTGAAGACCTAAAATATGAGCAATTAATGGATAAACTGAAACATTCTGAAATGTTTTTACTGTTTTATCAACTTTAAAAGCAGGACCTTTTGCATAAAAAATGGCGTGCATGTCTTTTTCATTATTATCATAACCATGTGTTCCGCCATTGATGTGCGTACTTTCTTTGCTGACTAAACTCCAACCTTTATCAGCTTCAATTACAAAATCATGCACACGCGGATTCGTTCCGTAATGCAGTCTTTTTGGGACTTCAGTCGATTTCCAAAATTTGATATGTGGCACTTTTTTCAAAGCTGTAGCAATAGAATCTTGATAACCCGGTTTTACCTGCAAACTCATAATTGGATTGACAACATCCTTATAACCTAGCCATTCTGGTTTTAAATAGTCTAAAACAGCTACTTTTTTATCGTTACTGATATTGGCCATTCCGTGGTCTGAAACGATAATTAAATTAATTTGTTTTCCAATCGGCAATTGATCTAATCTTCTAGATATTTCGCCCATAATCGAATCCATTTTGATCACTGTTTTTTCAGTTTTTGGCGAAAGCGGACCAAAATTATGACCCGTATGATCCGGTTCGTCAAAATATAAAGTAACCAAATGTGGACGTTGTTTTTCTGGAAGTTGGAGCCATTTCATGACGGTATCTATTCTAGCGCCGTATGGAACTTTACCATCGTAATTTTTGAAATAACTCGGATTTCTTTTGTCAATATCAGAGCCTGGCCAAAAGAAAGAAGCGGTTTTTACACCTTGCTGTTCAGCTAAATTCCAAATTGGATTTCCGCCATAAAATCTCGAATCGTTTTTAGCATTGCTAGATAATGAAAAAGATTGATTCAAAGAAGCATCATAAAAAACATTATTGATGATTCCGTGATGATCTGGGTAAAGTCCCGTTACAATCGAATAATGGTTTGGAAAAGTTTTACTCGGGTAAGAAGGTTTCATTGATTTGGCATGAACGCCTTCTTTTTCAATTTGCTTAAGATTCGGAAGATTATACATTTTGCCATAATCCCATCGGAAGCCATCCATCGAAATTAAAACAACATAATTGTCTTTGTTACTTTGAGCGTTTGAAAAACTAGAAAGAATTATGAATGTTAAAAGTAATAGGTGAGTAGTAAATTTTCTCATTATATGATTTTAAAACCGCAAAGTTAACGCTAAACCATTTTTTAAAGAAAAAGAGAATGTTAAATAAAAAAGTTAGCCACGAATTCACGAATTATTTATTCAAATCTTTGTGTACAGAATTTTACATGGATTAAAATCCTTTTAATCTGTGACTAGAATTATCGTAAAGATTAGAATAAATAATTCGTGAATTCGTGGCTAAAAAAAAAACGCCAGATAAATATCCGGCGTTTTAAATTTTAAGAGGAAAATGAATTACATCATTCCTGGCATTCCGCCTCCCATTGGCATTCCGCCTCCAGCATTTTCTTCTTTAATATCAATTAATGCACACTCTGTAGTCAAGATCATTCCAGAAACAGATGCAGCATTTTCTAATGCAACACGAGTTACTTTCTTAGGATCGATAATTCCAGCAGTAAGCATGTCTACATACTCGTCAGTTTTTGCATTGTATCCAAAATCACCTGAACCTTCAGAAACTTTTGCCACAACAACAGAACCTTCAAGACCAGCGTTTTCAACGATAGTTCTTAATGGAGCTTCAACAGCGCGAGAAACGATTTGGATTCCAGTAGCTTCGTCAGCGTTGTCTGCTTTTAAGTCAGCTAAAGCAAGTTTAGCTCTCAATAAAGCTACACCACCACCAGCAACGATTCCTTCTTCAACAGCAGCGCGAGTTGCGTGTAAAGCGTCATCAACTCTATCTTTTTTCTCTTTCATTTCAACTTCAGAAGCTGCACCAACATAAAGAACTGCCACACCTCCAGCTAGTTTAGCTAAACGTTCTTGTAATTTTTCTTTATCGTAATCAGATGTAGTAGTTTCCATCTGACCTTTAATTTGGTTTACTCTGTTTTTGATGATATCAGCTTCACCAGCACCGCTTACGATAGTTGTATTATCTTTATCGATAGAAACTCTTTTTGCGTTTCCTAACATTTCGATAGTTGTATTTTCTAGCGTATAACCTCTTTCTTCAGAAATTACAGTTCCGCCAGTTAAGATTGCGATATCTTCTAACATTGCTTTTCTTCTGTCTCCAAAACCAGGAGCTTTTACAGCAGCAATTTTAAGTGCACCTCTTAGTTTATTTACTACTAATGTAGAAAGAGCTTCTCCGTCAACATCTTCAGCAATAATCAATAATGGTTTTCCTGATTGAGCAACTGGCTCTAAAACTGGTAGTAATTCTTTTAAAGAAGATACTTTTTTGTCGTATAATAAAATGTAAGGAGAATCTAATTCAACTTCCATTTTCTCTGGATTTGTAACGAAGTAAGGAGAAAGGTATCCTCTGTCAAACTGCATTCCTTCAACAACGTCAACGAAAGTATCAGTTCCTTTAGCTTCTTCAACAGTAATAACACCTTCTTTTCCAACTTTTGCAAAAGCTGTAGCGATTAATTCACCAATAACTTCATCATTATTAGCAGAGATAGAAGCAATTTGTTTGATTTTATCAGAATCACTTCCAACAACTTTAGCTTGTTTTGCTAAGTCAGCTACGATAGTTTCAACAGCTTTGTCGATACCACGTTTCAAGTCCATAGGATTTGCACCTGCAGCAACGTTTTTAAGACCTTCTTTTACGATAGCCTGAGCCAATACTGTAGCCGTTGTAGTTCCGTCTCCAGCTAAATCATTAGTTTTAGAAGCTACTTCTTTTACCATTTGCGCACCCATATTTTCTAGTGCGTCTTTTAATTCGATTTCTTTTGCAACAGAAACACCATCTTTAGTAACAGTTGGTCCACCAAATGATTTTCCGATAATTACGTTACGACCTTTTGGTCCAAGCGTTACTTTTACAGCATTTGCTAATGCATCAACACCACGTTTTAATCCGTCACGTGCTTCAATATCAAATTTTATATCTTTTGCCATTTTAATTTTTGTTTAAAGTTTGATTTGTTTCAAGTTAAATGAAGTTCTTAATTCTTAATACTCCGTACTTAATACAATGTTTTTAGATAATCGCTAAAATAT
The Flavobacterium humidisoli DNA segment above includes these coding regions:
- a CDS encoding SulP family inorganic anion transporter; translation: MKKAFQLFDFSQKVNYKNEILAGLTVAMTMIPESLSFAILAGFPPLVGLYAAFIAGLVTAIFGGRPGMISGGAGATVIVLIALMKSHGIEYVFGAVALGGVVQICIGLFKLGKFIRLVPQPVMFGFVNGLAVVIFMSQLEQFKTMVNGQVCWLQGTPLYIMLGLVALTIAIVLIFPRITKAVPSSLVAIMVVFALVIVFNIETKTVEDIASVQGGFPPFHIPNIPFSFETFKVIFPYSVIVAAVGLTEGLLTLNLVDEITGTRGNSNRECIAQGSSNILNGFFYGMGGCPMIAQTLVNLGAGSRARLSGIIAALTILIIILFGAPVIGKLPMAALVGVMMMVAITTFEWASFKIINKMPKHDIFVGILVALITIVLHNLALAVLIGVIISALVFAWESAKRIRARHFIDENGVKHYEIYGPLFFGSTAAFLEKFDIQNDPDHIIIDFKESRVSDMSAIEALNNLTKKYNQLNKTVELQHLSPDCRQLLKNADAVINVNVIEDPTYKVVS
- a CDS encoding helix-turn-helix domain-containing protein gives rise to the protein MKLTETLEDFYTVKIKGMPENLKKEIGHFNVFKLDEYVGSTCNPLPYTRKDFYKISLIIGKNKVHYADKIVTIEDQALFFANPQIPYSWEHIDENQTGFFCIFTDAFFSQFGNLKEYPLFQPGGNPVVPVSAALAKSLKTVYLKMFEEINSDYAFKYDVLRNLVFEIIHLALKTQTITASLYSKSNATIRVSSLFLELLERQFPVESISQQINFRSPSEYANQLNVHVNHLNKALKETTGKTTSQIISERIVQEAMILLKQTNWNINEIAWCLGFEELSHFINFFKKNVQVSPKNYRLAEID
- a CDS encoding SDR family NAD(P)-dependent oxidoreductase, translated to MGNNKVWFITGASKGLGLELAKKLLAEGFKVAATSRNEASLIAALGKTSENFLPLEMDLVDEKSVKDAIEKTVNHFKTIDVLVNNAGYGLLGALEELTDAEARKNYEVNVFGLLNVIRNAMPILRVNQSGYIFNISSVGGYYGEFPGWGIYCSTKFAVAGLTESLAAEIKPFGVHATIVYPGYFRTDFLKDSSLLVPENPIAEYKEVRQSESAHKEDINENQPGDPVKLAEALIKVSQDQNPPLHLFLGEDAFNMANLKIASVQKELEGWKSVSVSTGF
- a CDS encoding ectonucleotide pyrophosphatase/phosphodiesterase: MRKFTTHLLLLTFIILSSFSNAQSNKDNYVVLISMDGFRWDYGKMYNLPNLKQIEKEGVHAKSMKPSYPSKTFPNHYSIVTGLYPDHHGIINNVFYDASLNQSFSLSSNAKNDSRFYGGNPIWNLAEQQGVKTASFFWPGSDIDKRNPSYFKNYDGKVPYGARIDTVMKWLQLPEKQRPHLVTLYFDEPDHTGHNFGPLSPKTEKTVIKMDSIMGEISRRLDQLPIGKQINLIIVSDHGMANISNDKKVAVLDYLKPEWLGYKDVVNPIMSLQVKPGYQDSIATALKKVPHIKFWKSTEVPKRLHYGTNPRVHDFVIEADKGWSLVSKESTHINGGTHGYDNNEKDMHAIFYAKGPAFKVDKTVKTFQNVSVYPLIAHILGLQIGEIDGKLSDVKSMLR
- the groL gene encoding chaperonin GroEL (60 kDa chaperone family; promotes refolding of misfolded polypeptides especially under stressful conditions; forms two stacked rings of heptamers to form a barrel-shaped 14mer; ends can be capped by GroES; misfolded proteins enter the barrel where they are refolded when GroES binds), which translates into the protein MAKDIKFDIEARDGLKRGVDALANAVKVTLGPKGRNVIIGKSFGGPTVTKDGVSVAKEIELKDALENMGAQMVKEVASKTNDLAGDGTTTATVLAQAIVKEGLKNVAAGANPMDLKRGIDKAVETIVADLAKQAKVVGSDSDKIKQIASISANNDEVIGELIATAFAKVGKEGVITVEEAKGTDTFVDVVEGMQFDRGYLSPYFVTNPEKMEVELDSPYILLYDKKVSSLKELLPVLEPVAQSGKPLLIIAEDVDGEALSTLVVNKLRGALKIAAVKAPGFGDRRKAMLEDIAILTGGTVISEERGYTLENTTIEMLGNAKRVSIDKDNTTIVSGAGEADIIKNRVNQIKGQMETTTSDYDKEKLQERLAKLAGGVAVLYVGAASEVEMKEKKDRVDDALHATRAAVEEGIVAGGGVALLRAKLALADLKADNADEATGIQIVSRAVEAPLRTIVENAGLEGSVVVAKVSEGSGDFGYNAKTDEYVDMLTAGIIDPKKVTRVALENAASVSGMILTTECALIDIKEENAGGGMPMGGGMPGMM